From a single Sulfurimonas sp. hsl 1-7 genomic region:
- a CDS encoding arsenate reductase family protein, with translation MIRVYGIKNCDSVKKALSFFKKNDLAYELYDFKTQELPCQKIDEWLQKVSMKELFNSRSTTYRNLKLKELNLDEAGQKEWLCKENLLIKRPVVEFNGEVIVGFNEENYKRSFL, from the coding sequence ATGATCAGAGTCTATGGTATAAAAAATTGTGATAGTGTCAAAAAAGCTTTATCGTTTTTCAAAAAAAACGATCTTGCCTATGAACTATACGACTTTAAAACACAAGAATTACCATGCCAGAAGATAGATGAATGGCTCCAAAAAGTAAGTATGAAAGAACTTTTTAACTCAAGAAGTACTACATACAGAAACTTAAAACTCAAAGAACTCAATCTGGATGAAGCCGGACAAAAAGAGTGGTTATGCAAAGAAAACCTTCTTATAAAAAGACCAGTAGTTGAGTTTAACGGTGAAGTAATTGTTGGTTTTAACGAAGAAAATTATAAAAGGAGTTTTCTATGA
- a CDS encoding type IV pilus twitching motility protein PilT, whose amino-acid sequence MSEELQDQSAQAGKKLDIKKLLKSVMAFKSSDLHLVVGSEPQIRIDKELRALNLPVLSDTDIEEMAYSLIEDKQKKDFEENNELDFSFELKDIGRFRANYYRTIYGIGCAFRMIPIEIPTLEEYGNPPIFKELVKKEKGLILVTGPTGSGKSTTLASMLHEINLNERRHIITIEDPVEFVHTNIKSLFSQRDVGSCTRSFATALKYALRQDPDVILIGEMRDAETIGAALTAAETGHLVFGTLHTNSAPGTINRIIDVFDGEEQAQVRAQLSSSLVAVISQTLIPRVGGGKVATQEVMISNPAIANLIREDKVHQIYSQMQLNQGETAMTTQTQQLLELLQKKVISKENALKNSNRPDELMKVIANL is encoded by the coding sequence ATGAGTGAAGAGTTACAAGATCAAAGTGCCCAAGCAGGTAAAAAGTTAGATATTAAAAAACTTTTAAAAAGTGTTATGGCGTTTAAATCATCTGATTTACACCTTGTTGTTGGTAGTGAACCACAAATTAGGATAGATAAAGAGTTAAGAGCTCTTAATCTCCCTGTTCTTAGTGATACCGACATTGAAGAGATGGCTTATTCTCTTATAGAAGACAAACAGAAAAAAGATTTTGAAGAGAACAACGAACTTGACTTCTCTTTTGAACTTAAAGATATCGGACGTTTCCGTGCGAACTACTACCGTACTATCTATGGTATAGGTTGTGCATTTCGTATGATTCCTATTGAGATCCCTACACTTGAAGAGTATGGGAATCCCCCAATTTTTAAAGAGCTTGTTAAAAAAGAGAAAGGTCTTATCCTTGTAACAGGTCCTACAGGTTCAGGTAAATCAACTACACTTGCTTCAATGTTACACGAGATTAATCTCAATGAAAGACGTCACATTATCACAATTGAAGACCCGGTTGAGTTTGTTCATACAAACATTAAGTCCCTCTTTTCACAAAGGGATGTTGGAAGTTGTACAAGATCATTCGCTACAGCACTGAAGTATGCTCTGCGTCAAGACCCGGATGTTATCCTGATCGGGGAGATGAGGGATGCTGAAACAATCGGTGCAGCGCTAACAGCCGCTGAAACCGGTCACTTGGTTTTTGGTACACTTCACACAAACTCTGCACCTGGTACAATTAACCGTATTATCGACGTTTTTGACGGTGAGGAACAAGCACAAGTTAGAGCACAGCTCTCTTCATCACTCGTTGCTGTTATCTCACAGACACTTATCCCTAGAGTAGGTGGCGGTAAAGTAGCTACACAAGAGGTTATGATCTCTAATCCTGCGATCGCAAACTTGATTCGTGAAGACAAAGTACACCAAATCTACTCACAAATGCAGTTAAACCAAGGGGAAACTGCTATGACGACTCAAACACAACAGCTGCTTGAACTTTTACAGAAAAAAGTTATCTCTAAAGAGAATGCACTGAAAAACTCAAACAGACCTGATGAGTTAATGAAAGTTATTGCAAACCTCTAA
- a CDS encoding HD-GYP domain-containing protein: MNYQLNLREVTYALSTALDFVGIDDTFHGKRVAYMAAEILKELHWPQEKIDDVICASMLHDCGVSSTDVHSHLVTELDWDNSQVHAKRGEQLLNSVDIYAKYATFIRYHHTHWDKMPDSLSQEEKDIANLIYMVDRVDALNAQQKDSDTLSVQTIKDTITKYSGTMFSPEFVEVFLHISERSSFWFYFEEDALDEYFIEWIENGEERTFSFLEVKKLALMFAAVVDAKSEFTSSHSVSVSNLARYLAEEMNLSLEVCEKIEIAGLLHDLGKLRVDDSILNKPSKLDYNERLKMNRHGFDSYIILRRVQGFKEIAYLASMHHETLDSQGYPYNFEAKDIPIEARIITSADIYQALIQNRPYREGLSKEEALNIVTSMTEAGKLDHRITNLIANNLDTCYEKAMIKYEIL, encoded by the coding sequence ATGAACTACCAATTAAACTTAAGAGAAGTGACATATGCACTCTCAACTGCCTTGGATTTTGTAGGTATTGATGATACTTTTCATGGGAAAAGAGTTGCCTATATGGCAGCAGAGATTCTCAAAGAACTTCATTGGCCACAAGAAAAGATTGATGATGTCATCTGTGCATCCATGCTCCATGACTGCGGTGTTTCCTCTACAGATGTGCATTCACACCTTGTAACTGAGCTAGATTGGGATAACTCCCAAGTACATGCAAAGCGCGGAGAACAGCTTTTAAACAGTGTAGATATCTATGCAAAATATGCGACTTTTATACGTTATCATCATACCCACTGGGACAAGATGCCTGACTCACTTTCTCAAGAGGAGAAAGATATTGCAAACCTGATATATATGGTTGATAGAGTTGACGCTTTAAATGCCCAACAAAAAGATTCTGATACTTTATCTGTTCAAACAATCAAAGATACTATTACAAAATACAGCGGTACTATGTTCTCTCCGGAATTTGTAGAAGTATTTTTGCATATCTCTGAGCGCTCTTCTTTTTGGTTTTATTTTGAAGAGGATGCACTAGATGAGTATTTTATTGAGTGGATTGAAAACGGGGAAGAGCGTACATTCTCTTTTTTAGAAGTGAAGAAGCTTGCATTAATGTTTGCAGCCGTTGTTGATGCGAAAAGTGAATTTACATCATCCCATTCGGTGAGTGTCAGTAATCTTGCACGTTATCTGGCTGAGGAGATGAACCTCTCTTTAGAAGTGTGCGAAAAGATAGAGATAGCCGGATTGTTGCACGATCTTGGAAAACTGCGTGTTGATGATTCAATTTTAAATAAACCCTCCAAACTTGATTACAATGAACGTCTAAAAATGAACAGACATGGGTTTGATTCTTATATTATTTTACGCAGAGTGCAAGGTTTTAAAGAGATAGCTTATTTGGCATCCATGCATCATGAAACACTAGACTCACAAGGATATCCGTATAATTTTGAAGCAAAAGATATCCCAATAGAAGCACGTATTATTACATCAGCCGATATCTATCAGGCACTTATACAAAATAGACCATATCGCGAAGGATTAAGTAAAGAGGAAGCCTTAAATATAGTTACTTCAATGACAGAAGCGGGTAAACTCGATCATAGGATTACAAACCTTATCGCAAACAATCTGGACACCTGCTATGAAAAAGCTATGATAAAGTATGAGATACTATAA
- the gatC gene encoding Asp-tRNA(Asn)/Glu-tRNA(Gln) amidotransferase subunit GatC yields the protein MQVDDKLLSRLEKLSYLKVSEDKRAEIVEQLSEIVSFVDNLSELDTAGIESTFAMNDNATPLREDVPSCDTNINDDILRHAPDASEHFFIVPKIIE from the coding sequence ATGCAAGTTGATGATAAATTATTAAGTAGATTAGAAAAGTTATCTTATTTAAAAGTTTCAGAGGATAAACGTGCTGAAATTGTAGAGCAATTATCTGAAATCGTAAGTTTTGTTGATAATTTAAGTGAACTAGATACCGCTGGAATCGAGTCAACTTTTGCTATGAATGACAATGCAACTCCTTTAAGAGAAGATGTACCATCTTGCGATACTAATATAAATGATGATATACTGCGTCATGCACCAGATGCATCTGAACATTTCTTTATAGTACCTAAAATTATCGAGTAG